The Dysidea avara chromosome 13, odDysAvar1.4, whole genome shotgun sequence genome includes a region encoding these proteins:
- the LOC136243449 gene encoding uncharacterized protein isoform X2: MEVIHPPPSILPLSPLIVVKAPILRERPLARRSIGNQEMLLALLNKRRKNYLARIKEHPANSTSREETKEYIETGISDPAINSLDDKKSTIDHVTSAPLFVDKASIKDFAEHVIKCAKKRHKKSRKQKSCDSRVIIPVLSKTEQKLSRTNPLRHKITGCDKLSSPMKQEIREVYRLNVSKHDADSKQADIATSPVNHSLHKTKSTTTSPTVLTSIQGPKRSPISNGAQPSCMRRLVYLSEKQSEMSPVIGVPNAPPCTPDTTEWRQYYVPSLHNIKSQRLLKSRLLEIENNVKEREAKERDREAESRKKKELEDLVKIKEQQMEIQRSEIYALNKIMTALAETRISTFISEKI, encoded by the exons ATGGAAGTGATACATCCTCCTCCTTCCATCCTCCCTCTATCGCCACTTATCGTGGTGAAGGCGCCGATACTTCGTGAAAGACCCCTAGCACGGCGCAGCATTGGCAATCAAGAAATGCTCCTGGCATTGCTGAATAAAAGGCGCAAGAATTACCTGGCGCGTATAAAGGAGCATCCCGCAAATTCTACTTCGAGAGAAGAAACTAAAGAATATATCGAGACAGGAATTAGTGACCCAGCAATCAATTCACTGGATGATAAAAAATCAACTATTGATCATGTAACATCTGCACCACTGTTTGTAGACAAAGCCTCAATCAAAG ACTTTGCTGAGCATGTTATTAAGTGTGCCAAAAAGCGACATAAGAAAAGTCGcaaacaaaaaagttgtgacAGTAGAGTCATCATTCCTGTTTTGTCAAAAACAGAACAAAAGTTGTCAAGGACAAATCCACTACGTCACAAAATTACAGGGTGCGATAAGTTATCTTCTCCAATGAAGCAAGAAATCAGAGAGGTGTATCGTCTAAACGTGAGTAAACATGATGCCGACAGCAAACAAGCAGACATTGCCACTTCACCTGTTAATCATTCCCTGCACAAGACTAAATCTACAACAACATCACCAACAGTTTTAACATCCATACAAGGGCCTAAAAGAAGCCCGATTAGCAATGGTGCCCAACCTAGCTGCATGCGCAGGTTGGTATACTTATCAGAAAAGCAATCAGAAATGTCTCCCGTGATTGGTGTACCCAATGCACCACCATGCACACCCGACACAACAG AATGGAGGCAGTATTATGTACCTTCACTTCACAATATCAAG AGCCAAAGATTGCTGAAGTCTAGACTACTGGAAATTG AAAATAATGTCAAAGAAAGGGAGGCCAAGGAAAGGGACAGAGAAGCTgaaagtagaaagaaaaaagaaTTAGAAGATTTAGTGAAAATAAAAGAACAACAAATGGAAATACAGAGATCAGAG ATCTACGCCCTGAATAAAATAATGACTGCATTAGCAGAGACAAGAATTTCTACTTTTATATCAGAGAAGATCTAA
- the LOC136243449 gene encoding uncharacterized protein isoform X1: protein MEVIHPPPSILPLSPLIVVKAPILRERPLARRSIGNQEMLLALLNKRRKNYLARIKEHPANSTSREETKEYIETGISDPAINSLDDKKSTIDHVTSAPLFVDKASIKDFAEHVIKCAKKRHKKSRKQKSCDSRVIIPVLSKTEQKLSRTNPLRHKITGCDKLSSPMKQEIREVYRLNVSKHDADSKQADIATSPVNHSLHKTKSTTTSPTVLTSIQGPKRSPISNGAQPSCMRRLVYLSEKQSEMSPVIGVPNAPPCTPDTTGIVFVLVILISHNVEWRQYYVPSLHNIKSQRLLKSRLLEIENNVKEREAKERDREAESRKKKELEDLVKIKEQQMEIQRSEIYALNKIMTALAETRISTFISEKI from the exons ATGGAAGTGATACATCCTCCTCCTTCCATCCTCCCTCTATCGCCACTTATCGTGGTGAAGGCGCCGATACTTCGTGAAAGACCCCTAGCACGGCGCAGCATTGGCAATCAAGAAATGCTCCTGGCATTGCTGAATAAAAGGCGCAAGAATTACCTGGCGCGTATAAAGGAGCATCCCGCAAATTCTACTTCGAGAGAAGAAACTAAAGAATATATCGAGACAGGAATTAGTGACCCAGCAATCAATTCACTGGATGATAAAAAATCAACTATTGATCATGTAACATCTGCACCACTGTTTGTAGACAAAGCCTCAATCAAAG ACTTTGCTGAGCATGTTATTAAGTGTGCCAAAAAGCGACATAAGAAAAGTCGcaaacaaaaaagttgtgacAGTAGAGTCATCATTCCTGTTTTGTCAAAAACAGAACAAAAGTTGTCAAGGACAAATCCACTACGTCACAAAATTACAGGGTGCGATAAGTTATCTTCTCCAATGAAGCAAGAAATCAGAGAGGTGTATCGTCTAAACGTGAGTAAACATGATGCCGACAGCAAACAAGCAGACATTGCCACTTCACCTGTTAATCATTCCCTGCACAAGACTAAATCTACAACAACATCACCAACAGTTTTAACATCCATACAAGGGCCTAAAAGAAGCCCGATTAGCAATGGTGCCCAACCTAGCTGCATGCGCAGGTTGGTATACTTATCAGAAAAGCAATCAGAAATGTCTCCCGTGATTGGTGTACCCAATGCACCACCATGCACACCCGACACAACAGGTATTGTATTTGTGTTAGTAATATTGATATCTCATAATGTAGAATGGAGGCAGTATTATGTACCTTCACTTCACAATATCAAG AGCCAAAGATTGCTGAAGTCTAGACTACTGGAAATTG AAAATAATGTCAAAGAAAGGGAGGCCAAGGAAAGGGACAGAGAAGCTgaaagtagaaagaaaaaagaaTTAGAAGATTTAGTGAAAATAAAAGAACAACAAATGGAAATACAGAGATCAGAG ATCTACGCCCTGAATAAAATAATGACTGCATTAGCAGAGACAAGAATTTCTACTTTTATATCAGAGAAGATCTAA